The following DNA comes from Bacteroidia bacterium.
GGATATTTCCTAAGCCAGTGATAGGAGTTGGTGGTTGTTATTCTACGCTTTCGTTTTCTTATCAATAAATAATTGGCTGCAAGTAGATTAAACAAGGCATCTCTACCTATTTTAATCCCATTTTCAAGCATAAATGGTTGAAGTTTGTCATAGAGCTTTCTCGTTCCTAATCTTGGATGATTTGCCCTTATTTGTCTTACTTGTTGCAGTATTAATTCTTCTTCAATAGTAGTATCTATGGCTTTCCACGAGTTTTGATAATATGCCTGTCGAGTGATACCAAACCAAGAACATAGCTTGGCAAATCCTATATTCTGAAAGTTGTTTTTCATTTCTTCAATGGTTTGGTATTGTACTTTTTTCGGATAGGAATATTAAATTCTTTTTCTGCAATATCAACCATTGTAGAAAATGCAATAGCTTTCATCTCAGCATCTTTGAGCCGGTTTTCTAACTCCGCTATTCTTTTTTTCAACTGAAGCGTTTCAAAGGCTTCGATTACTTTATCTTCCACTTTTACTTTTTTAGCCATAACCATATCAGTATTATTGGCTGTAAAATTAGGCCTTCTGGTTTTAACAGAACTATCGTAACCTAATTCTCGCATCCAACGAAGTAGCTGACCGTGTTCTTATTCCTGTCCGGTATATTTTTCCCAAATCTCTCGTTTAGTACAACCCGATTCAAGTAATTCTCGTAGAATGTGATGTTTCTCCGAATCACTAAAATACTTGTTCGGCTTTTGAATGATGCTTTTTCCAGTTTTTAGTCCTGAAATGACTTTACTTTTTTTGTCCATTTTTACACGTTTTGGTGTAAACCTATTTTAGGACTAGACAATTACATTTACCATGAGGGGTGTGAAAGAAGCCCTGAACCAACCCCATAAGAAGCGGGAAGAGAAAAACTATGCGCTTTACAGAATTGAGGGACTGTTTGCACAGAGCATTTACATAAAATCGGTAGCCGATGCCAAAGGCAGACCCTATGTATGGCACTACATGAAAACACAGATTGACGGAGAGGACAGCTTTATTGTGATAAGAGAAGATCTGCTCAGGGGAACAAAAGAGTTTTATACCATAGTGGACGACATAAAATAAAAAAAGCGTTTTGAGCCCTCGGTGCCGGCTAATCAATCCGGTTCAGAATCTCTCCACGCTTTCGGCTACAAAAATACATGAAAAACAAAAGCAAAATACAAATTCCCGATTTCCACAAAATGGCAGAAGCTGCACTAAGGCAGATACCGCACAATATCGGGCAAATGGCATTGAGCCACTTCAAAGACTTGTTCCGCAAGCAGGGATTTACCGACTTTGCTTTTGTGCCCTGGGCTAAGCGCATGGACGTCATGAACCACCCCATGCTGAGAAAGTCAAACGCCCTTATGGAAGACCTGAAAGTAACGGAGCAAACCATGCAGCGAATAAAAATAGAAACCAACCTACCTTATGCAGCCATACATAATAACGGAGGCAAGTTTTCTATACTGATAACCGATAAAATGCGTAAATACTTTTGGGCGATGTACAGGCAGACTGGGCAGGAGCGGTTTAAATTTATGGCGATAACCAAAAAGAAAAGGCTGCCCATAAGGATACCCGAACGCAGGTTTATAGGAGATAGTAAAGTCCTGAATGACAACATAGACAAATACTTAGCAACACTATTAGTAAAAACTTTTAACAATGGATAACTGGCAGAAAATGTACATGGAGCTTAGCGAGCTTCTGTGTGAAAACA
Coding sequences within:
- a CDS encoding phage virion morphogenesis protein; protein product: MKNKSKIQIPDFHKMAEAALRQIPHNIGQMALSHFKDLFRKQGFTDFAFVPWAKRMDVMNHPMLRKSNALMEDLKVTEQTMQRIKIETNLPYAAIHNNGGKFSILITDKMRKYFWAMYRQTGQERFKFMAITKKKRLPIRIPERRFIGDSKVLNDNIDKYLATLLVKTFNNG